The proteins below are encoded in one region of Bifidobacterium dentium JCM 1195 = DSM 20436:
- a CDS encoding LacI family DNA-binding transcriptional regulator, which yields MTTLDDVARLAGVSRMTASNAMRGKAIVKPETAARVRAAAAQLGYRPNLAARQLSSGKSHIIGVTISDFDLIFPAELAACVSDIAQRHDYQTVLQQTRFSSDFEKRMLSSAAMQVCDGTIICWPSGTDAPIVEFGKTHPLVVIDGFGLRGSVDCVFTPCFEGSAAAIRHLHAHGRSRILLLGLWPNGLERLETAPNSAALRLQGSIEALDELSLDCNLAKNAVPCAWNRQAGYETMLRVLGERNDFDAVFCATDPIAIGAMRALVECGLSVPDDVAVIGFDGLEDGAYTNPGLTSVSVSPQDMAAASLDMLFGRIESDSEVIIEPRSVTVDFHIIERGSAE from the coding sequence ATGACTACTTTGGATGATGTGGCCCGCCTTGCCGGGGTCTCCCGCATGACGGCCTCCAACGCGATGCGCGGCAAGGCGATTGTCAAACCTGAAACCGCGGCACGCGTGCGGGCGGCCGCGGCGCAACTCGGCTACCGACCGAATCTGGCGGCACGACAACTGAGTTCCGGCAAAAGCCACATCATCGGCGTCACCATCTCCGATTTCGATCTGATCTTTCCGGCCGAGCTGGCCGCATGCGTCTCCGACATCGCGCAGCGTCATGACTATCAGACCGTACTGCAGCAAACCCGCTTCTCCAGCGACTTCGAAAAACGTATGCTATCCAGTGCGGCCATGCAGGTGTGTGACGGTACCATCATCTGCTGGCCGAGTGGCACGGATGCGCCGATCGTCGAATTCGGCAAGACCCATCCGCTGGTGGTCATCGACGGATTCGGACTTCGGGGAAGCGTTGACTGTGTGTTCACGCCATGCTTCGAAGGATCCGCGGCAGCCATCCGGCATCTGCATGCGCATGGGCGCTCGCGGATCCTTCTTCTCGGCTTGTGGCCCAACGGGCTCGAGCGGCTTGAGACGGCGCCGAACTCCGCGGCGTTGCGATTGCAGGGCTCAATCGAGGCGCTGGACGAACTCTCGCTGGACTGTAATCTTGCGAAGAATGCGGTTCCATGTGCATGGAACCGGCAAGCCGGATACGAAACCATGCTTCGCGTACTCGGTGAGCGCAATGACTTCGACGCGGTGTTCTGCGCCACGGATCCAATCGCCATCGGTGCCATGCGCGCACTTGTCGAATGCGGCCTCAGCGTGCCGGACGATGTCGCCGTCATCGGCTTCGATGGTCTGGAGGATGGCGCCTACACTAACCCCGGATTGACCAGTGTGTCCGTCAGCCCGCAGGATATGGCGGCGGCAAGTCTGGATATGTTGTTCGGCAGGATCGAGTCCGATTCGGAAGTGATTATCGAGCCGCGATCGGTGACGGTCGATTTTCACATCATCGAACGAGGCAGTGCGGAGTAG
- a CDS encoding MATE family efflux transporter: MEKNLTSGSVFKTIVTFALPYLLSYFLQTLYGMADLFIAGQFIGVDGITAVANGSQVLYMLTVVIVGLAMGATVTIGRTVGANRLDDAAEAIGNTITLFAGVALVLTAVLLLNVQGIVTLIGTPAEAVCGTTQYLAICFIGIPFIVAYNIISSIFRGLGDSKSPMYFIAVACVCNIALDYLFMGHFRLGPSGAALGTTLAQTISVIVAFAAIRHKRTGIRLHAANLRPRRDVLGGILKIGVPTAVQDGCIQVAFIIITIIANYRGLNDAAAVGVVEKVISMLFLVPSSMLATVSAISAQNIGAGKPERAIRTLKYATAITVAYGIAISVVVELTASSIIGLFTTDATVIVLGVQYIRSYIVDAIFAGVHFCFSGFFAACGRSYIGFIHNIIAITLVRVPGSYLASKMFPHTLFPMGIAAPAGSLLSVFICLGFYAWLRRRSVLEAK; this comes from the coding sequence ATGGAGAAGAATCTGACTAGCGGCAGCGTGTTCAAAACCATCGTCACGTTCGCCTTGCCGTACCTGCTGTCGTATTTTCTGCAGACGTTGTACGGCATGGCCGACCTGTTCATTGCGGGACAGTTCATCGGCGTGGATGGCATCACCGCCGTTGCGAATGGCAGTCAGGTGCTCTACATGCTCACCGTCGTCATCGTCGGGCTCGCCATGGGCGCCACCGTGACCATCGGTCGGACGGTAGGTGCGAACCGACTTGACGATGCCGCCGAGGCCATCGGCAACACCATCACGTTATTTGCCGGCGTCGCGCTTGTGCTCACCGCCGTGCTGCTGCTCAACGTGCAGGGCATAGTCACGCTTATCGGCACTCCCGCCGAAGCGGTCTGCGGCACCACGCAATACCTGGCAATCTGCTTCATCGGCATTCCGTTCATCGTCGCCTACAACATCATCAGTTCGATTTTCCGTGGTCTGGGCGACTCGAAAAGCCCCATGTACTTCATCGCGGTGGCCTGCGTCTGCAACATCGCGCTTGACTATCTGTTCATGGGCCATTTCCGGCTTGGACCGTCCGGCGCGGCGCTCGGCACCACACTCGCGCAGACCATCAGCGTGATCGTGGCGTTCGCCGCCATCCGGCACAAGCGAACGGGCATACGCCTGCATGCGGCGAATCTGCGTCCGCGGCGCGATGTGCTTGGCGGCATTCTCAAAATCGGCGTGCCGACCGCGGTGCAGGACGGCTGCATCCAGGTCGCGTTCATCATCATCACCATCATCGCCAATTATCGCGGTCTCAATGATGCCGCGGCCGTCGGCGTGGTCGAAAAGGTGATCAGCATGCTGTTCCTCGTACCATCCTCCATGCTTGCCACCGTTTCGGCGATATCCGCGCAGAACATCGGCGCAGGCAAACCGGAACGTGCAATACGAACGCTCAAATACGCCACGGCGATCACCGTGGCGTATGGCATCGCCATCTCCGTCGTCGTGGAATTGACCGCAAGCTCCATCATTGGTCTGTTCACCACCGATGCCACCGTGATCGTGCTGGGCGTCCAGTACATTCGCAGCTACATCGTCGACGCGATCTTCGCCGGCGTGCATTTCTGTTTCTCCGGTTTTTTCGCCGCCTGCGGACGTTCGTATATCGGCTTCATCCACAACATCATCGCCATCACGTTGGTGCGCGTGCCCGGTTCATACCTGGCGTCGAAGATGTTCCCGCACACCTTGTTCCCGATGGGTATCGCAGCGCCGGCCGGCTCGCTCCTGTCCGTGTTCATCTGCCTCGGCTTCTACGCATGGCTCAGGCGCCGAAGCGTACTTGAGGCGAAATAA
- a CDS encoding aldo/keto reductase, whose product MVDMRYAPLGWSGIQVSKVCLGGMSFGEASPDFHQWTIDQDATERVIGHAIDSGVNFIDTANCYAFGTSETYIGRALKRLGISRDRVVLASKVYFNEGHLSQEAINHEIDGTLKRLGTDYLDLYIIHRFDYGTPIEETMEALDALVKAGKVRALGASEMYAYQFHNMQVTAEANGWTKFTSMQCHYNLLYREDEREMIPVCRQYGVALTPYSPMASGHLARPKWNSDSKRSITDNTMRSKYDRGMEQDLPIIRRVHEVAERIGVPMARVALAWHWVKGVTAPIVGCSKPERVDDAIAALDLQLTAEDIDYIEEPYTAHELVGPLARPGERALAGTLAPKRR is encoded by the coding sequence ATGGTAGACATGCGATATGCGCCTCTGGGATGGTCCGGCATTCAGGTCTCCAAGGTCTGCCTCGGCGGTATGAGCTTCGGCGAGGCATCCCCGGATTTCCACCAGTGGACCATCGACCAGGATGCCACCGAACGCGTCATCGGCCATGCCATCGACAGCGGCGTCAATTTCATCGACACCGCCAACTGCTATGCGTTCGGCACCTCCGAAACGTACATCGGCCGTGCGCTCAAACGTCTGGGCATCAGTCGCGACAGAGTGGTTTTGGCCAGCAAAGTGTATTTCAACGAAGGGCATCTATCGCAAGAGGCCATCAATCATGAAATCGACGGCACCCTCAAGCGGCTTGGCACCGACTATCTGGACCTGTACATCATTCATCGATTCGACTATGGCACACCCATCGAGGAGACCATGGAGGCGCTGGACGCACTCGTCAAAGCCGGCAAGGTACGTGCGCTCGGCGCCAGCGAGATGTACGCCTACCAATTCCACAACATGCAGGTTACGGCGGAGGCGAATGGCTGGACGAAGTTCACCAGCATGCAGTGCCACTACAATCTGCTCTACCGCGAGGACGAACGCGAGATGATTCCGGTCTGCCGCCAGTACGGCGTAGCCCTGACCCCATACTCCCCCATGGCTTCCGGCCACTTGGCAAGACCGAAATGGAATTCGGATTCCAAAAGAAGCATCACGGACAATACGATGCGCAGCAAATATGATCGGGGCATGGAGCAGGATCTGCCGATTATCAGGCGGGTCCACGAAGTCGCCGAGCGCATCGGCGTGCCGATGGCCCGCGTCGCCCTAGCCTGGCATTGGGTCAAAGGCGTGACCGCACCGATTGTCGGCTGCTCGAAACCGGAACGCGTGGATGACGCCATCGCCGCGCTTGACCTGCAACTCACCGCCGAGGACATCGACTACATCGAGGAACCATATACCGCACACGAATTGGTGGGCCCTCTGGCCCGCCCCGGCGAGCGCGCCTTGGCCGGCACCCTCGCACCGAAGCGCAGGTAG
- a CDS encoding cupin domain-containing protein, translating into MNNPSAFPMGDPNDGFAQYFVGQSYLAPVLDAPEIAIHNVTFEPGCRNHWHIHHGGAQVLIAVGGRGYYQIDGQEPKGLKAGQAVCIPADTKHWHGAAPGEAFSHLAFMVPAGDPSAMSNEWLEPVDAVAYERLD; encoded by the coding sequence ATGAACAATCCAAGTGCATTTCCGATGGGCGATCCGAATGACGGTTTCGCACAGTATTTCGTTGGACAAAGTTATCTGGCGCCGGTGCTTGATGCCCCGGAAATCGCCATCCACAACGTAACCTTCGAGCCTGGATGCCGCAATCATTGGCATATCCATCATGGTGGCGCGCAGGTGCTCATCGCAGTAGGCGGACGTGGCTATTACCAGATCGACGGGCAGGAGCCGAAGGGGCTCAAGGCGGGTCAGGCCGTGTGCATTCCGGCCGATACCAAGCACTGGCACGGCGCCGCTCCGGGTGAGGCGTTCTCGCACCTCGCATTCATGGTGCCTGCCGGTGACCCTTCCGCCATGAGCAACGAGTGGCTCGAACCGGTCGACGCCGTGGCATACGAGCGTCTCGACTGA
- a CDS encoding ABC transporter ATP-binding protein, whose protein sequence is MADFGTNAEDAPVLRFADVSRVHEAGASRVVSLEHADLTLHAGEFVAIMGPSGSGKSTLLNLAGGLDLPTEGRVFVDGVDLTKLDAAQRAMLRRRLIGYVFQDYNLLPSLSAVENVSFPLELDGWAPRKAHDAAMEALREAGVEDLADRRPEDMSGGQAQRVAIARALVGPRRLLLADEPTGALDSHTGLKILEVLRARADAGAAVLMVTHEPRYAAWSDRTVFIRDGRIVDETGPTDFDAMLESDDAVESGR, encoded by the coding sequence ATGGCCGACTTCGGAACGAATGCCGAAGATGCACCGGTATTGCGATTTGCCGATGTGTCACGAGTCCATGAAGCGGGTGCCAGCAGGGTGGTGTCGCTGGAGCATGCGGATCTCACCTTGCATGCCGGAGAATTCGTTGCCATCATGGGGCCATCGGGCTCGGGAAAATCGACGTTGCTCAATCTCGCCGGCGGGCTCGACCTGCCTACGGAAGGGCGCGTGTTCGTCGACGGCGTCGATCTGACGAAACTCGATGCGGCGCAGCGGGCCATGTTGCGGCGGCGACTGATCGGCTATGTCTTTCAGGATTACAATCTTCTGCCGTCGCTTAGTGCAGTGGAGAACGTGTCGTTTCCGCTTGAGCTGGATGGATGGGCGCCGAGGAAGGCTCATGATGCGGCAATGGAGGCATTGCGCGAAGCGGGCGTTGAAGATCTCGCCGACCGCAGGCCGGAGGATATGTCGGGCGGTCAGGCTCAGCGCGTGGCCATCGCCCGTGCCTTGGTCGGTCCACGGCGGCTTCTGCTGGCCGACGAGCCGACCGGGGCTTTGGACTCCCATACCGGATTGAAGATTCTCGAAGTGCTGCGTGCACGTGCCGACGCCGGTGCCGCCGTGCTCATGGTCACCCATGAGCCACGCTATGCCGCTTGGTCCGATCGCACGGTGTTCATCCGAGACGGAAGAATCGTGGATGAGACCGGACCCACGGATTTCGATGCCATGCTTGAATCCGATGATGCCGTGGAATCGGGGCGATAG
- a CDS encoding ABC transporter permease translates to MARIFALRSVLRLAWRDMCRHRARTTFSTLLIALPMMALIVGATLMTGAPPMRERALRSIPEGAQAVITATAVKRDGNPFEQPPEGASIWMDEITQQPASEDELKRIVPSSDKLLPYWDSEQLIAAMATGLQPGQVESAKNSSIGGTLAQSGTGTARLCEAGAEALGMLLPKLSEGTVPSNADEIVVTSGLASRIGADIGDTITLIAPPFQGSYSTNGRIAAVIQNSQRAWRISGIVADDAISKAWARDGWMSGMVARDGGAGVDRHYLVVGDKPITWRQVKKMNLLQTVAVSRHVLTDGYPNASERYPSRIDSQALLQYAVGFIVAVAMGVALVLCLVTPAFSISVDQSRRTMGLASACGAGPRDVRNMFGLQGVCSGFAGGVIGMLAGIGGIYAMAPSVIHVDVHEIPQVIPWGLFPLVVMTSTLIGAFATWMPARRAGRMNVVDALRDRPDGLERERYAGKGAGKIALISGPMLMLAACGCAVTSMRVKVSDVSSPGVLPEGSGTSLVLLVAAIVLAMIGLVRLVKGLIVIYGAVGRSLPLSIRTGLRDSAEHHRRFVPATIAVVLTMALASYAMVLIGSTLANDRSMELVHGQSHVILSAEVPVNDDTDRMVVADGIRKLGDTASFKDHQPIYALAQPDAESTMNLTGKAYDDIYAQYPTVKALPATELHCEVNERQQYGQDMASAFDPNGTPYCVNWSKSYEAVGYTGLSMINMDPSVIIMSADAMRMTGFPNAEQAARTLEEGGVVVGNAAALREDGTVTLQVSHRTLDDDGNSGSEHVVRQSVRKATWMKGFYPLAMSERTARELGIVNLRYVGDIAALDHVHGWSAIERLRKATSGMPLVNMTSQRYQYEWATDADGAKITLAPIVALGLLALTATVVSLLLSRTQTIRDMTTMHAVGASPGFLRRLGLVQAMTILLPGVPLGMIAGLALGCYHIAWCRRIGIDGAWLETVPCWQLQIALAITVIAAGSLSAWLVTSPPRNLTRRTID, encoded by the coding sequence ATGGCCCGTATCTTCGCCCTTCGATCCGTGCTGCGACTTGCCTGGCGTGATATGTGCCGTCATCGTGCTCGGACGACGTTCTCCACGCTGCTTATCGCCTTGCCTATGATGGCGTTGATCGTCGGCGCCACATTGATGACGGGTGCTCCGCCCATGCGGGAGCGGGCGTTGCGAAGCATACCGGAAGGCGCTCAAGCCGTAATCACTGCAACCGCGGTAAAGCGCGACGGGAATCCGTTCGAACAACCCCCTGAGGGAGCGTCCATCTGGATGGATGAGATTACTCAGCAACCGGCGAGCGAAGACGAGCTCAAACGTATTGTGCCGTCCTCGGACAAGCTGCTGCCGTATTGGGATTCCGAACAGCTCATAGCCGCCATGGCAACCGGCCTGCAGCCGGGGCAGGTCGAGTCGGCGAAGAATTCGTCGATCGGCGGCACCCTGGCGCAATCCGGCACGGGCACCGCACGGCTATGCGAGGCCGGCGCGGAAGCGCTCGGTATGCTACTGCCGAAGCTGAGCGAAGGAACGGTTCCGAGCAATGCCGATGAAATCGTCGTCACCAGTGGATTGGCTTCGCGGATCGGAGCCGACATCGGCGATACGATTACACTGATAGCCCCGCCTTTTCAAGGATCGTATAGCACCAATGGCCGCATAGCCGCAGTCATACAGAATTCACAGCGTGCCTGGCGCATCAGTGGCATCGTTGCCGATGACGCCATCTCCAAAGCCTGGGCCCGGGACGGATGGATGTCCGGCATGGTCGCCCGCGACGGTGGTGCCGGAGTGGACAGACATTACCTCGTGGTCGGCGATAAGCCGATCACTTGGCGGCAGGTCAAGAAGATGAATCTGCTTCAGACGGTGGCGGTATCACGGCATGTGCTTACCGATGGGTACCCGAATGCTTCCGAGCGATATCCCTCGCGTATCGATAGCCAGGCGCTACTGCAGTACGCCGTGGGATTCATAGTCGCCGTGGCCATGGGCGTCGCGCTCGTGCTATGTCTGGTTACGCCTGCATTCTCGATATCGGTCGATCAATCACGTCGCACGATGGGTCTCGCCTCAGCCTGCGGTGCCGGGCCACGCGATGTACGGAACATGTTCGGACTGCAAGGCGTCTGTTCGGGATTCGCCGGTGGTGTCATTGGCATGCTGGCCGGTATCGGAGGAATATATGCGATGGCTCCCTCCGTCATACATGTCGACGTTCATGAGATCCCGCAGGTGATTCCATGGGGGCTGTTCCCGCTGGTCGTCATGACGTCCACGTTGATCGGAGCCTTCGCCACATGGATGCCGGCACGCCGTGCAGGACGTATGAATGTGGTCGATGCGCTGCGGGACCGGCCCGATGGGCTGGAACGTGAGCGTTATGCAGGAAAAGGTGCCGGAAAGATTGCGCTGATATCGGGACCCATGCTTATGCTGGCGGCCTGCGGATGCGCCGTGACGAGCATGCGGGTGAAGGTTTCGGATGTTTCTTCGCCGGGAGTGTTGCCGGAAGGCTCAGGAACATCCCTGGTGCTGTTGGTCGCCGCCATCGTGCTGGCCATGATTGGCCTGGTGCGGCTGGTGAAAGGCCTTATCGTCATATATGGTGCGGTCGGTCGAAGTCTGCCCTTGTCCATACGAACGGGTTTGCGTGATTCGGCGGAACACCATCGCAGGTTCGTACCTGCCACCATCGCGGTCGTGCTGACCATGGCATTGGCCTCCTATGCCATGGTGCTGATCGGCTCGACTCTGGCCAACGATAGGAGCATGGAACTTGTGCACGGTCAATCCCATGTGATTCTGTCCGCGGAGGTGCCGGTGAACGACGATACCGATCGCATGGTGGTTGCCGACGGCATACGTAAGCTGGGCGATACCGCATCGTTCAAAGACCACCAGCCGATCTATGCCTTGGCTCAGCCGGATGCGGAATCCACGATGAACCTGACGGGCAAGGCATACGACGACATCTACGCACAATACCCTACCGTCAAGGCGCTTCCCGCCACCGAACTGCACTGCGAGGTGAACGAACGGCAGCAGTATGGGCAGGATATGGCATCCGCCTTCGACCCGAACGGTACGCCATACTGCGTGAACTGGTCCAAGTCGTACGAGGCGGTCGGATACACAGGCCTTTCCATGATCAACATGGATCCCAGCGTGATCATCATGTCTGCCGATGCGATGCGCATGACGGGTTTCCCGAATGCCGAGCAGGCCGCACGCACCTTGGAGGAAGGCGGTGTGGTCGTCGGCAATGCGGCGGCATTGCGAGAGGACGGTACGGTCACCCTGCAGGTGAGCCACCGCACCCTTGATGATGACGGGAACAGCGGTTCGGAACATGTCGTAAGGCAATCCGTCCGCAAGGCGACATGGATGAAGGGCTTTTACCCGCTGGCCATGAGCGAGCGTACGGCACGTGAGCTCGGCATCGTCAATTTGCGCTATGTGGGCGACATCGCCGCATTGGACCATGTGCATGGATGGAGTGCCATCGAGCGGTTGCGCAAGGCGACGAGCGGCATGCCATTGGTGAACATGACCAGTCAACGGTACCAATACGAGTGGGCGACGGATGCCGATGGTGCGAAAATCACGCTTGCTCCCATCGTGGCGCTTGGCCTGCTTGCCCTGACGGCCACGGTGGTGTCGCTGCTATTGTCCCGAACCCAGACCATCCGTGACATGACCACCATGCATGCGGTGGGAGCCTCACCGGGATTTTTACGTCGCCTCGGTCTTGTGCAGGCGATGACGATACTGTTGCCGGGGGTGCCGTTAGGCATGATCGCCGGCCTCGCCCTTGGCTGCTACCACATTGCGTGGTGCCGGCGTATCGGCATCGACGGTGCATGGCTGGAAACCGTACCTTGCTGGCAACTGCAGATTGCGCTTGCCATAACGGTCATTGCGGCGGGATCGCTATCGGCCTGGCTGGTAACCAGTCCTCCCCGCAATCTGACGCGACGTACCATCGATTAA
- a CDS encoding PadR family transcriptional regulator — protein MAIREALLALLEQSPSTAYQLKQGFERTTSRIWPLNMGQISTTLQRLHRDGLIEEEPKRHDEAVVWKLTDDGRREAEQWWLTPVTLEQRGRDELVMKLAFAAVTPGVDLDRLIERQRICLQRLLHDVTRAKRLTDADNIAARLVLDHHIFATEAELHWLDTFDETMLRNAARRNQTSVGNADDKQEAPSRFPVPDLHVHKG, from the coding sequence ATGGCCATACGAGAGGCATTGCTGGCGTTGCTTGAACAGAGCCCATCCACCGCATATCAACTCAAGCAGGGATTCGAACGCACCACATCAAGGATTTGGCCATTGAACATGGGGCAGATCTCGACCACCCTGCAACGGTTGCATCGGGATGGGTTGATCGAGGAGGAGCCTAAACGACACGACGAGGCCGTGGTGTGGAAACTGACGGATGATGGACGTCGGGAAGCCGAGCAATGGTGGTTGACACCGGTCACGCTGGAACAGCGTGGCAGGGATGAGTTGGTCATGAAACTCGCCTTTGCCGCGGTCACGCCGGGGGTCGATCTTGATCGGTTGATCGAACGGCAACGTATCTGCCTGCAGCGGCTGTTGCATGACGTCACCCGCGCCAAACGACTCACCGACGCCGATAACATTGCGGCGCGCCTAGTGCTGGATCATCATATCTTCGCCACCGAAGCTGAATTGCACTGGCTGGATACGTTCGACGAAACCATGCTGCGCAATGCCGCGCGCCGCAACCAGACCAGTGTCGGAAATGCCGATGACAAGCAGGAGGCACCGTCCCGTTTCCCTGTGCCTGACCTGCATGTTCACAAGGGCTGA
- a CDS encoding fluoride efflux transporter FluC has translation MSRQHIIRWDLMGVVFVGGCIGTGLRYACSFIADYGAFHFGTFTANMIACFAYATLSAWLGGSARLTGNVKEYVNRGFGMGLCGGLSTMSTLALEQFTLLHGGDTPGAVIYCVVTFLAGFAFAYAGSRTGSHIANTRKGA, from the coding sequence ATGTCACGACAACACATCATTCGATGGGATTTGATGGGCGTGGTGTTCGTCGGCGGATGCATCGGCACCGGCCTGCGGTATGCATGCTCGTTCATCGCCGATTACGGGGCGTTTCACTTCGGTACGTTCACGGCGAACATGATCGCCTGCTTCGCCTATGCGACGTTATCCGCATGGTTGGGCGGTTCCGCGCGTCTTACGGGCAATGTCAAGGAATACGTGAACCGTGGTTTCGGCATGGGCCTGTGCGGCGGGCTCTCCACCATGTCGACGCTCGCCTTGGAACAGTTTACGTTGCTGCATGGGGGAGATACTCCTGGCGCCGTCATCTACTGCGTCGTGACGTTCCTTGCCGGATTCGCGTTCGCCTATGCGGGCTCCCGTACCGGTTCGCATATCGCGAATACGAGGAAGGGGGCATGA
- a CDS encoding fluoride efflux transporter FluC yields MNAFLPILVCLCGGLGASARYVCDSYIKACWHRAFPMSTFVINVIAGFLAGIVAGLYARSVVPQAARLLLATGFLGGFSTFSTMMNETVTLLRGGRIAAFAGYFVASVFVPVIAVACGCMIVE; encoded by the coding sequence GTGAATGCATTCCTGCCGATTCTGGTGTGCCTGTGTGGTGGACTCGGCGCTTCCGCGCGTTATGTCTGTGATTCGTATATCAAGGCGTGCTGGCATAGGGCATTCCCGATGTCCACATTCGTCATCAATGTGATAGCCGGTTTTCTGGCGGGAATCGTCGCCGGCCTGTATGCGCGTTCCGTCGTGCCTCAGGCTGCCCGTCTGCTGCTCGCCACCGGTTTCCTCGGTGGATTCTCGACCTTCTCAACCATGATGAACGAAACCGTCACCTTGCTGCGCGGCGGTAGGATAGCGGCGTTCGCCGGATACTTCGTGGCGTCCGTCTTCGTTCCGGTCATTGCCGTCGCCTGCGGCTGTATGATCGTCGAATGA
- a CDS encoding PucR family transcriptional regulator gives MTLELRELIEGCPDVPLHPAAGEDGLGHHVTWVHVLESTQMIDYLAGDELILVTGIALQEDGALLKHVKSLYEHRAAGIALDIGHFFMEPPEDVVLFCEEHGFPLFTIPKSAPFENIARPLCRRLIEEETKERMVSAAFQNAISFPDQQELYTATLSEFHFEIEWRYAVAIVQVENYAGDPYVRLNLIAAEIRRYLHRDVRFSTVFSAWKQIIVVMHCDEPQQLRNWGRGILTIVEHALRRQETASIGVGKLTKSIRCVSKSHRQAASILKLQSRKKLEDRINFFDDLGAYRVLLGIEDPEISREYHTQILGPLIEYDKESDSDLLDVLRCYLNHNDSVKETADELFVHRNTVNYKISKAAEILCMDLSKLDSRLQLLLAFMLMDMM, from the coding sequence ATGACTTTGGAATTACGGGAGCTGATTGAAGGGTGTCCGGACGTTCCTCTTCATCCGGCCGCCGGCGAAGACGGACTCGGTCACCACGTCACTTGGGTACATGTGCTGGAGTCCACTCAGATGATCGATTACTTGGCCGGCGACGAACTGATCCTCGTCACCGGCATCGCCTTGCAGGAGGATGGGGCTCTGCTTAAACACGTCAAGTCCCTGTACGAGCATCGCGCGGCGGGCATCGCCCTCGACATCGGGCATTTCTTTATGGAGCCGCCCGAGGATGTGGTGCTCTTTTGCGAAGAGCACGGCTTCCCACTGTTCACCATTCCGAAAAGCGCGCCGTTCGAAAACATCGCCCGCCCGCTGTGCCGCCGCCTCATCGAGGAGGAGACGAAGGAACGCATGGTGAGCGCCGCGTTCCAGAACGCCATCTCCTTCCCCGACCAGCAGGAACTGTATACGGCGACGCTTTCGGAATTCCATTTCGAAATCGAATGGCGTTATGCCGTGGCAATCGTGCAGGTCGAGAACTATGCGGGCGACCCGTATGTGCGACTGAACCTCATCGCCGCGGAAATCAGGAGATACCTGCACAGGGACGTACGTTTCAGCACCGTATTCAGCGCCTGGAAACAGATTATCGTCGTCATGCACTGCGACGAACCGCAACAGCTGCGTAACTGGGGGCGCGGCATACTGACGATCGTCGAGCACGCGCTGCGCCGGCAGGAGACCGCCTCCATCGGCGTGGGAAAACTTACCAAAAGCATACGCTGCGTCAGCAAAAGCCACCGTCAGGCGGCCTCCATCCTGAAGCTGCAATCACGGAAAAAGCTGGAGGACCGCATCAATTTCTTCGACGACCTCGGCGCATACCGGGTGTTGCTCGGCATCGAGGATCCGGAAATCTCACGGGAATACCACACGCAGATTCTGGGGCCGCTGATCGAATACGACAAGGAATCCGACTCCGACCTGCTGGACGTACTGCGGTGCTATCTCAATCACAATGACAGCGTGAAAGAGACCGCCGACGAGCTGTTCGTACATCGCAACACGGTGAATTACAAAATCTCCAAGGCCGCGGAAATCCTGTGCATGGACCTGTCCAAGCTTGACAGCAGGCTGCAGCTGTTGCTCGCCTTCATGCTGATGGACATGATGTAG